CAGCGTTTAGAAATTGGAATGTTAGTAGCACAGTCGCCTGATTTATTACTCGTTGATGAACCAGTTGCGGGTTTAACAGACGAAGAAACCTATAACATTGGCGAACTACTTTTAGCACTAGCGCAGAGTCATTCAATTTTAGTAATTGAACATGATATGGAATTTGTGCGTCAAATTGCCAAGAAAGTGACAGTGTTGCATGAAGGTTCGGTGCTGTGCGAAGGAAATTTTGAAGAAGTCCAAAATGACTCTCGTGTAATTGAGGTATATCTGGGAAAACAGGAAGAATGAATTTTTATCTCAAAAGCTCGACATGGTACTCTATATTTAGGGTTCTCAGATATAGAGTTTGACATGACTGTAAAGACCATAAAAGATATTAGCAATCCTGATACCTATAAAGGTATGTATTCTTTCCATAAATACTGGGGTAAAAAGCCAACTGAAAGTATTGCTTTTTTTATACAAAACTATACAAATGAGTCAGATATAGTTATTGATCCATTTTTAGGTTCAGGTTTTATTAGTAGAGAATGTTTGTACCAAAAAAGGAGATTTATTGGAATTGATATTAATCCTTTCGCAATTGATTTAAAGGTTACTTATTTTCCATCAGAATATTTAAAAGGAACTTAGACCTTTTAACACCGACGATAAACACTTTTCTTGATGCTTTTAGCTCAAAGCAAATATCAGATTTAAAGATGAATTTTAATTATCCTGGTAAACCACAAACCTTCAGTGCTTTAACAGATGTTATTTTCGTTGTAAAGTAAAACATTTTCATCAATATTTTTTAATGATTATGCATTTAGGTGAGCATGAATAAATAGCGGTTTAGCCTTCAATTATGAAACCCATCAAAATAATT
This Nostoc sp. C052 DNA region includes the following protein-coding sequences:
- a CDS encoding DNA methyltransferase, with amino-acid sequence MTVKTIKDISNPDTYKGMYSFHKYWGKKPTESIAFFIQNYTNESDIVIDPFLGSGFISRECLYQKRRFIGIDINPFAIDLKVTYFPSEYLKGT